GTACAGAACACATCAATCAACTGATTGAACACGCTGTTGGCGATTTGACTGTCACGGTTGAAGCCGGGATGAAGTTCTCTGACCTGTTGGGAATTTTGGCCAAATCTCGCCAATTTCTCGCTCTTGACCCCACAGCACCGAATTTAGCCACCATTGGTGGAATCGTCGCCACATCTGATACAGGTTCCCTGCGACAACGTTATGGCGGTGTGCGTGACCAACTTTTAGGGATTACTTTTGTGCGTGCTGATGGACAAATCGCCAAGGCTGGGGGACGAGTGGTGAAAAATGTTGCTGGATATGACCTGATGAAGTTGTTTACTGGTTCCTATGGCACATTAGGTATTATTAGTCAAGTAACATTTCGAGTTTATCCGCTACAAGAAGCATCAACAACGGTGGTGCTAACTGGCGCGGTTGCGGGTGTATCCCAAGCTGCGGCTACTCTGCGCGGTTCGGCGTTAACACCAACCCAAGCCGATTTATTATCAACTAAATTGGTGTCTAGCTTGGGTTTGGGTACAGAAATGGGATTAATTGCCCGGTTTCAAAGTATTAGTGAGAGTGTTAAAGAACAGTCGCACCAACTTTTGCAAATTGGGCAACAATTGGGTTTAAAGGGGTCAATCTATGCTGATGGAGATGAAGTTAACCTATGGCAGAGATTACCAGAACAAATACACTTTTCTCCTAAAGAGTCGGCAATTACTTGCAAAATTGGAATATTACCAAGTGCTGCTGCGGAAGTTTTAAATCAGGTGGAAATGGGTTTAATTCACATTGGTAGTGGTTTGGGTTTGTTACACTTAGATAATCAAAGTCAGGTTTTGCAGTTGCGCGATATCTGTGAAAATAATGGCGGGTTTTTATCTATTTTGGTAGCGCCTGTGGCTGTAAAACAAAAGTTTGATGTCTGGGGATATAGGGGTAATGCTTTGCAGGTGATGCGCTTAGTTAAGCAACAGTTTGATGGTAAGAATATTTTAAGTCCTGGTCGGTTTGTGGGTGGGATTTAATTTAAACTAACCGCAGAGGCGCCGAGGACTCAGAGATAGAGAGGGGAAAAGAGGTAGTTATGCAAGTTTCTGAAGATTCTGTTAATGATACGGCAAGTTTGAAGAATTTGAAGGGCTTTGATGGGAGTCATCCACCTAACCCGAAGTTGATTGATGCTTGTGTGCATTGTGGGTTTTGTCTTGCGACTTGTCCGAGTTATCGGGTGTTGGGTAAGGAGATGGATTCACCCAGGGGACGTATCTATTTAATGGATGCGATTAATGAGGGGGAAATTGCCCTAAATACGGCAAGTGTAGAACATTTTGATTCTTGTTTGGGATGTCTGGCTTGTGTGACGACTTGTCCTTCTGGTGTGCAGTATGACAAGTTGATTTCGGCGACTCGTCATCAAGTTGAACGCAATTATACCCGTAGTTTACCGGATACTTTGGTTCGTAAATTGATTTTTTCTCTGTTTCCTAATCCTGACCTTTTAAGAATGTTACTTGTACCTTTGTTGGTTTATCAAAAGTTGGGGTTTCCTAAGTTAATTCGCGCTACGGGATTGCTGAATAAAATATCTCCCCGTTTAGCAGCGATGGAATCTATTTTGCCACAAATTACCCTCCAATCTTTTAAAGATAATTTGCCTAGTGTAATTCCTGCATTGGGTGAAAAGCGTTACCGAGTTGGGGTAATTTTGGGATGTGTACAACGCCTATTTTTCTCACCGATTAATGAGGCGACGGTGCGGGTGTTAACGGCGAATGGTTGTGAGGTGGTCATTCCTCAATCTCAAGGTTGCTGTGCGGCGCTTCCTGAACATCAGGGACAAACAGCACAGGCGAAAGCTTTAGCAAGGCAGATGATTGATAGTTTTGAACATACTAATGTAGATTTCGTGATTATCAATGCTGCTGGTTGTGGTCATACTTTAAAAGAGTATGGTCACATTTTAGCAGATGACCCAGAATATCGCGATAAGGCTAAAGCATTTGCGGCGAAAGTTAAAGATGCTCAAGAGTTTTTGGTAAATGTGGGGTTAACCACTAAACTCTCACCTTTGACTAATAAACCGTTGAATTTAGTTTATCAAGATGCTTGTCATTTATTGCATGGACAAAAGATTAGTGTTCAACCCCGTCAGTTGTTGCGCCTAATTCCTGGTGTGAAGTTAAAAGAACCAATCGATGCGGCTTTGTGTTGTGGAAGTGCGGGTGTTTATAATATGTTGCAACCAGAAGTTGCTGAGGAATTGGGTCAGCAAAAGGTGCAGAATTTGTTGAATACTGGCGCTGAGTTAATTGCTTCTGCTAATCCTGGTTGTACTTTGCAGATTACTAAACATTTGCAATTGCATGGTAAAACAATTTCTGTGATGCATCCGATGGAGTTGTTAGATTATTCGATTCGCGGTGTCAAGTTGGAGGTTTAATATTTAGGGACTGACAAATTAAACAATATCTCATCTTTATGGTGCGTCAGAAGCGAGAATGCTTGGAAATACCCAGTAATTTACTCGGTTAAGGAAAATCGTAGCTTGGGTTGAGGCTTTGCGTTACCCAACAAAGCCCCCCAAATGTTGGGTTTCCGTCTTCAACACAACCTACGCGGGTTAAGGTTTTTGGGCTTATTGGGCTTAACCTAAGCAGTATTAGGACTGACGCACCCTACTAACTACTAACTAGCTTATCTTCCCGAACATTCGGCTTTCCTGGTTGGTAATTTTCTGCAAAGAGAAAACCTTCCTATTTTCTCGTGAGTGTATAGAAAGCGTAAAAATGACTTAGCTTAATCTCGTATACCAGTAGCCTATTTTTCAGTAAAATAAAGAGATTAAAATTAATCTTAATCGTTTTACAAGTATCAACAAATGAGATTTAGTGACTGGGCGACTAGAATAATGTTGATTTTTCTGATGTTCGCCGCTCTAATTTTAGCGCTGTATGTCGGACGAATAACACAAGTACAAGGTAATATAAAGATATCGAATCCAGCGGTGATCAGCTCGAATCAATATCCTAAGTTAGAATTCCAATCGGAGAAAACTCCAGCTAGCAAATCGCAAAATGTTGCTAAATCCGCAGTCAAGAAGAGTCAGCCTGTAGGAATATATAAAACTACTGCGGCTTTTGCAAAATACAGACCTCAATATGAAGTTTCTCCCATAGATCCAAGTAATTATGGTGAACGTTATACCACAGATATTAATGGTATACCGCTAAACAATCAACCAATTATCGTACTTCACGAAACTAGTAATTCTGCTTCTAGTGCAATTAATTTTTTTAGAACACCCCATGATAATGAAAATATTCAAGCAAGTTACCACACCTTAATTAAGCAAGACGGTACAGTAGTTTATCTCATTCCGCCAGATAAACGCGCCTTTGGTGCGGGTAATTCGGTTTTTGATGGCGCCTATGGCCAGGAAACTGTCAAAACTAATCCTAATTTACCGCCTTCGGTGAATAATTTTGCCTATCACGTTTCTTTAGAAACACCGCCAGACGGTTGGGGAGATAACCACCAAACAAGCCATAGTGGCTACACGAGTTCTCAATATTCTTCTCTAGCTTGGTTAATCGCTCAAAGTCAAGTTCCAGATCAACGAATTACTACCCACCGCGCAGTAGACCGTTCAGGACAAAGAGTCGATCCCCTAAGTTTTGATTTTAATAAGTTCTTTAATTTACTGCATTCCTTTCGTGAGGTGAGAGGAATTAATAGCATCAAGAAACCATAGGAACTGGGGGAAAGGGCACGGCTATTTCATTCTAAAAAGCTGCTTAAGTGTGTCTAGTCCAAAAGAACATAAACGTTGAGCTTGTGCCATGCAATACTCCTCGGTTAAGGGAAAATCGGGGGTCAAAGAAAGAAAATGTTGTTCTCGTAATTATTACGAGAACACATAAATCTTTAGTTCTTTGGATTCTCCTGGTTCCACATAGATGGTCATGCCCACCAAAACTGACGATATCCTGGCAAGAGCCGAACTGTTACAACAAGCCATCGCCACTTTACAGCTTCAAGTTCAGCAAATTAAGGCGTACGGAGAAGTCACCCCGCCAGGATGTTGTGTTTTACGCTACCAAGCGCGAGGTAAAAGGAGTACTTACTGGTACTACAAACTGGCACAAAAACGGGAGCAATGCGATTTTGTGGGATGACCCCACCGGAAGAGCGATCGCTAATTGATTATTAAGTATACAATAATAATTTAATACAATAAAATAAGTAATATTATGTAAAAAATCTAGCTGGGATAAAAAAGTCTATGGTGGCGAGCAGAAAAAAGGTAGAATTTCCTTGATTTGAGGGGGATGGGGGAGTAGTGACAAATTATTCAACCTCTACTTGCTTTACATTTATTTACAGGAATCCTTGAAAAAATCACGAGATTCTTAAACGCAAATATCTAGTTTTATGCAAGTAATTTTCTCTTGTCATATAATTAAAGTTTTGATGAATTTACGCAAGTAATGTATTTTATTTAACTGTAAATAAATTACTCTTTAAGAGACAAGGTAATAATACTTACTTATTACTTAGTATTGTTTATTTACTTTGTTCCCTAGTCAATACAGTTTTTAATTAAGCATTCATGCCCCACAAACACGCGGGAGATTGAATGAAGGGTGCCTGCGGTTTCTGTTTTGCAGCATTTGTAATGTAAAACCTAATTGGGCGCTTGTATCCTGACCCAAATTGGCAATTTGTTGTAATTGCTCATAGCCGCTTTTGGCTTTTGGTCACAAACAATATATTTAAAGGAAGAAACAATGAAATCAATGATTTCTCGTAAATCTCTTTCTCTAGTGGCGTTCACTACCAGTATTCTTTCTGCATCTATTATTGGTAGTACGTCCTCTTCCGCTCAAGCCTCTGTTTCCTTGAACGGAATTTTTACTTCTACAGATCCTGTTTGTACTGATACTGATGTATGTAATGGATTAGGAACTTCGCAGTTTAACTATGGTCAACCTGTCCGTACACCTTTTAACAATGAACTTTCTTTTTCTGGAAATACAATTGATAATGAGCAATTTTCCACAGCTGTTTTTAATGCGGGAACTTTAACAATCACTAATGGAAGTATTGCATTTGGCAGCTTTCCTACATATAGAGATAATCTAGATGGTACAACTTTTATCAACCTAAATGTCTCTGCCGACATAAATGGAACATCTTCCAAATCGGGAGACTTTTTAATTGCTTATAATTCAACATCAAATATTGACCCGACATTAAATTCTCCAAAAAACGCTGACTTCGTTTACTTCCCGTATAATCCAGAATACGGTGGATTCTACATATTAGAAGGAAGCACTAGAGAGCAGGCTATTGCAAATGTGGGGATTTTGGCTCAAGATCCACCATCAACTCTTGTCCCTAAGGGTTTCCAAGTTTTATCTGGCCAAACTAATGGATTTTTAGGTGCGCTTCCTCCTGGTCAGATAGACTCAAACGGCAGATACAGACCCAATTCTGAGAACTTTACTCCTAAACCTGTGCCTGAACCTTTGACGATTTTAGGCTCGTTGACCGCTGCAGGATTTGGAATTGTGTTGAAAAGAAAGCGTTAGGACTCGAATAGCACGCTTGAAATGGTTCTCATGAGGGGGATGAGGATGTTAAATAATTTTTCGCTACTTTCTTATCTCCTAAATTTTTGTGACATTCCTTCATTACTAACACTAGTTTTACTCAGTGTGGTAGTTCTTCTTTCTCTAATAATATTAGAACTATCACGCTTGCTCAAGGCTTACCTCCTAGTACTTCATTAAGTATTTGTGCTTCATCTGCTATTCCAACAGGTTTTGTTGTAACTGGTATCTCTACTAGTTTTACTCAGTGTGGTAGTTCTTCTTTCTCTAATAATATTACACGTATTACGCTTGCTCAAGGCTTACCTCTTAATAGTTCATTAAGTATTTGTCCATCATCTCCTATTCCAACAGGTTGGGTTGTGATTGGTACCTCCACTAGTTTTACTCAGTGTGGTAATTCTTCTTTCTTTAATAATATTAGAACTATCAGGCGTGTTGTTTAATAAAATTATAAGGATTCAGGTCGAAAATTAGTCCTAGAAACTTAGCAATAATTACCGCATCTCGCCCAATTCCTTATAATGGACAGATTTAGAATGAAATAGCCCTGGGGAAAGGGATTGGGGAAAGGGGATTGGGGGTTAATCAACAGAAAGTGAAGTTTCGAGTTCCAAACCTGAAGTTTCCAGTTCCAAACCCGAAGTTTCGAGTTCCGAACCCGAAGTTTCGAGTTCCGAACCTGAAGTTCTCAGTTCCGAAGCCAAAACTTGAACTTCTATCCATCCCCAGTCCCCAGTCCCCAATCCCCAATCCCCAATCCCCAATCCCCAATCCCCAATCCCCAGCGATGCACTGAGCTTGTCGAAGTGTCCCCAGTCCCTACTTGCTAAAGCTATAAATGTGCTGAGTCTCGAGGCGATCGCTAATTGTTGAAGGGAGGATATCACCAGAAAACATCTGGCGATCTAACTGTACTTGTAAATTACTTAAGGGATCGGAACCAGTGGAAATCAGAAATTCTAGTTTTTGCACGTAAGGCAAAGTTGCCAGTTTGTCAAGTGTTTGGAATACAGCTTGCAAGTAAGGATGACCGTCTTGTTTATACCAATCACAAGCAGCAACTTTTGGTTGATCAAAGCCCAGGTGTACGGTTAAAGACGGCTGATCGAAGAGGGCGATCGCTAACGGTCGCGATTCTTCTTGTAATAATAAATCATGACTCTTGGCAAAATGCCGCAGTTTCTCTAAGCGTTCATAGCGTTTTGTGATTAATTGTGGGTCGTCTTCCCAATGAATCGCCACTGTTACCAAATAAGTTTGTAACAGCATATGACCCAGCTTTTTGGCCTTGGTCGCTAGATAATAGGAATTGTAGTCGTTGGACTCAATCAACAATGGCACGCGATCGACTACTTCCAAACCATAGCCCTTAACGCCCGCAATTTTCCGGGGATTATTGGTAATCAGGCGGATATTTTTAATCCCCAAGTCCATGAGGATTTGTGCCCCCATCCCATAATCTCGCAGGTCGGCGGGAAATCCCAAGCGCTCATTTGCTTCTACTGTATCCAGTCCCATATCCTGCAACGAGTAGGCTTTGAGCTTATTAATTAAGCCAATGCCCCTTCCTTCTTGTCTTAGGTATACAACTACACCTTGCCCTGCATTTTCAATCATTTTCAATGCGGCTTCTAGCTGCATTCGACAATCGCAACGCAAAGACCCCAAACCATCACCAGTCAAGCATTCTGAATGCATCCGCACCATGACTGGCTCGTCTTTGAAGGTGGCTAGGTCGCCTTTAACAATGGCTACGTGTTCGGTATTATCTAGTGTGTGGCGATATCCGTAAATCTGAAACTGACCGAACTCACTAGGCAGGTTAGTAACGACTTCGCGATAAACTAGGCGATCATGTTGGAGGCGGTAACTGATTAAGTCGGCAATACTAATAATTTTGAGATCGTGATGTCTAGCATACTCAAATAACTGGGACAACCGTGCCATCGAACCATCGGAGTTTTGAATTTCACAAATCACCCCTGCTGGATATAGTCCCGCTAGTCGCGATAAATCAACCGCTGCTTCCGTATGTCCCGCCCGTTTGAGTACGCCCCCAGCCTTCGCTCGCAATGGGAAAATATGGCCAGGACGGCGTAAATCTGTGGGTTTGGTTGCTGGGTTGAGCGTAATTTGGATAGTCCGGGCGCGGTCTTCTGCTGAGATACCCGTGCTGACGCCCAATTCAGGACCTGCGTCAATACTAACGGTGAAAGCAGTCTGGTTGGGGTCTGTAATGTTGACCACCATCAAGGGTAAATCTAGCTCATCCAGGCGATCGCCTGTCATTGATAAACAAATCAGCCCTCTGGCTTCCACCGCCATAAAATTTATCATGTCGGGAGTCGCAAATTGGGCTGCACCAATTAAGTCGCCTTCATTTTCGCGATTTTCGTCATCTACCACGACAATGACACGGCCAGCCTTTAAGTCTGCTAAAGCAGAATCAATCGAATCAAAGACAAAGCCTTGGGTTGAGGAGCCTGCGCCGTTAGTATTTTCCTCAACTTGAGGTGCTAACGCAGTCATCTCATCTCCAGTGTTGGGGGGTGTAAAATGCAGCTGCTGACTATTGTTAGGCTTTAACACAGAGAATTTCCAATTACCAAAAATAAATTTTTATCAACTTCTGTTTAATCGTATCCTATTTGCTTGATACTTGCTGGTTATCTGCTTGATTTTTCCGAAAAATCCAGATTCTTGCTCAACTGTGAAAAGACACTACCTTATAAATATTCAAATGTCAATCCATTTCATTGAAAATCTGTAGAGCAATCCAGGGAATAGGGAAGGAGCTGGTCGAAGACTGATGACTGTTGACAGTCAACAGTTAACATCAAGGTAAGCACGATGAAATATGCAAATTTTATGTGGAACAACTTATCTTGCCCTCGAACCTATTACCTCATTGTAAGCTAAACTCCATGAATAAATTGGAGATAGATGTATTTTATGGATTTGACACATATAGTTACATTTTTAGGTAAACCATATTTCCAATCACCCAACTGCTTGATTTATCACCTTGATTGTTTAGCGGCCATGGAAAAGTTGCCAGATGCAGGCATAAATTTAACTGTTACCAGTCCACCGTATAATATCGGCAAAGAATACGAAAATCCATTACCGCTGGATGAATATTTAGCTTGGTGTGAAAAATGGATCGCAGAGGTTTATCGTATTACCTCAGACAACGGAGCTTTTTGGCTGAACTTAGGATATTTGTCAATTAAAAACCGTGCCAAGGCGATACCTATTTCCTATTTGCTCTGGAATCGAGTTCCTTTTTATTTAATTCAAGAAATTGTGTGGAACTATGGTGCGGGTGTGGCGGGTAGCAAATTTTTTTCGCCTCGAAATGAAAAGTTTCTTTGGTATGTCAAAAATTCTGAGGAATATACCTTTAATCTTGATGACATTCGTGATCCAAATGTTAAGTATCCTAATCAGAAAAAAAATGGGAAGATAAAAGTTAATGCTCTCGGTAAAAATCCTACCGATGTTTGGGAGTTTCCCAAAGTTACCTCTGGTAAAAACCGAGCCTCAAAAGAACGCACGCCACACCCAGCCCAGTTTCCCATCGCAGTTATCCAGAGGATAATCAAGGCCTCATCACATCAAAACGAAATTGTGCTTGACCCATTTATGGGTTCAGGTACTACGGCAATTGTAGCTTTAGCTTTACAACGCCAGGTAATTGGTTTTGAAATTCGCCAAGACTACTGTGATTTAGCAGCTAGTCGAATTGATCAATTCCTTAAAGACCAACAATTTAGTATAGAGGAATTATCTTTTTCCGCTTCAGGTTAGCTCTAGTAATTAAGTTTACAATACTATGAGTATTATTAATTGATGAAAGATTTTACAGTCTCACTTTGCCGGTACGCTAAAACGGACAGATTACTATAAAATGCAGCGATAGTGAAATAGTAAGAAGCCGTCAGCAGTCAGCTAATAGCCTGATATCTTGATAGCTAAGAACGAATTAACCAAAAAGTAGATAAGGATTTCATATTATGGGAAAATTTAGACGCGTACCAGTTGGGATTGTTGGCGCGTCAGGCTATGGCGGAGTACAATTAATACGACTGCTGATGGATCATCCAGAAGTCGAACTAGTTTATTTAGGCGGTGAAAACAGCGCGGGGAAAACCTTTGCAGATCTTTATCCCCATCTAGCTGATGTGGTCAAGCTACCAATAGAGGTGATAGACCCAGAAATCATTGCTCATCGCTGTGAAGCGGTGTTTCTTTCCCTAGCAAATGGTGTAGCTTGCAAAATTGCACCACAACTTTTAGAAAAAGGATGTAAAATACTCGATCTGAGTGCCGATTATCGGTTCAGTAATCTCGCAACTTATACCACTTGGTATGGGGGTGAAAGAAGCGATCGCGCCACAGCAGCCACAGCAGTATATGGACTACCCGAACTTTACCGCGATCGCATCGCCGAAACTCAACTTGTAGGCTGTCCTGGATGCTATCCCACCGCCAGCCTTCTAGCATTATTACCACTCCTCAAGCAAGGGTTAATCGTCCCAGAAACCGCCATTATCGATGCCAAATCTGGAACTTCAGGCGGCGCAAGACAAGGTAAAATCAACTTATTACTAGCTGAGGTAGACAACTCCCTCACACCTTATAGTGTCACACGACACCGCCATACACCGGAAATTGAGCAAATTTGTAGCGATATAACTGGACACGAACTCAAAATCCAATTTACACCCCACTTCATCCCAATGGCGCGCGGAATTTTGGCAACCGTATACGCCACACTGCGCGATCCCGGACTCGTGCGCGATGACTTAATTACAA
The Gloeotrichia echinulata CP02 DNA segment above includes these coding regions:
- a CDS encoding FAD-binding oxidoreductase — encoded protein: MKAIASCLASILAEENAVSLWENTELSRKEPIQRAIASANPPSCIVYPRTQEQLARVIAEAHRQNWRLLPCGSGSKLSWGGLAAGVDVVVSTEHINQLIEHAVGDLTVTVEAGMKFSDLLGILAKSRQFLALDPTAPNLATIGGIVATSDTGSLRQRYGGVRDQLLGITFVRADGQIAKAGGRVVKNVAGYDLMKLFTGSYGTLGIISQVTFRVYPLQEASTTVVLTGAVAGVSQAAATLRGSALTPTQADLLSTKLVSSLGLGTEMGLIARFQSISESVKEQSHQLLQIGQQLGLKGSIYADGDEVNLWQRLPEQIHFSPKESAITCKIGILPSAAAEVLNQVEMGLIHIGSGLGLLHLDNQSQVLQLRDICENNGGFLSILVAPVAVKQKFDVWGYRGNALQVMRLVKQQFDGKNILSPGRFVGGI
- a CDS encoding (Fe-S)-binding protein — protein: MQVSEDSVNDTASLKNLKGFDGSHPPNPKLIDACVHCGFCLATCPSYRVLGKEMDSPRGRIYLMDAINEGEIALNTASVEHFDSCLGCLACVTTCPSGVQYDKLISATRHQVERNYTRSLPDTLVRKLIFSLFPNPDLLRMLLVPLLVYQKLGFPKLIRATGLLNKISPRLAAMESILPQITLQSFKDNLPSVIPALGEKRYRVGVILGCVQRLFFSPINEATVRVLTANGCEVVIPQSQGCCAALPEHQGQTAQAKALARQMIDSFEHTNVDFVIINAAGCGHTLKEYGHILADDPEYRDKAKAFAAKVKDAQEFLVNVGLTTKLSPLTNKPLNLVYQDACHLLHGQKISVQPRQLLRLIPGVKLKEPIDAALCCGSAGVYNMLQPEVAEELGQQKVQNLLNTGAELIASANPGCTLQITKHLQLHGKTISVMHPMELLDYSIRGVKLEV
- a CDS encoding peptidoglycan recognition family protein translates to MRFSDWATRIMLIFLMFAALILALYVGRITQVQGNIKISNPAVISSNQYPKLEFQSEKTPASKSQNVAKSAVKKSQPVGIYKTTAAFAKYRPQYEVSPIDPSNYGERYTTDINGIPLNNQPIIVLHETSNSASSAINFFRTPHDNENIQASYHTLIKQDGTVVYLIPPDKRAFGAGNSVFDGAYGQETVKTNPNLPPSVNNFAYHVSLETPPDGWGDNHQTSHSGYTSSQYSSLAWLIAQSQVPDQRITTHRAVDRSGQRVDPLSFDFNKFFNLLHSFREVRGINSIKKP
- a CDS encoding PEP-CTERM sorting domain-containing protein: MKSMISRKSLSLVAFTTSILSASIIGSTSSSAQASVSLNGIFTSTDPVCTDTDVCNGLGTSQFNYGQPVRTPFNNELSFSGNTIDNEQFSTAVFNAGTLTITNGSIAFGSFPTYRDNLDGTTFINLNVSADINGTSSKSGDFLIAYNSTSNIDPTLNSPKNADFVYFPYNPEYGGFYILEGSTREQAIANVGILAQDPPSTLVPKGFQVLSGQTNGFLGALPPGQIDSNGRYRPNSENFTPKPVPEPLTILGSLTAAGFGIVLKRKR
- the ribBA gene encoding bifunctional 3,4-dihydroxy-2-butanone-4-phosphate synthase/GTP cyclohydrolase II, which translates into the protein MTALAPQVEENTNGAGSSTQGFVFDSIDSALADLKAGRVIVVVDDENRENEGDLIGAAQFATPDMINFMAVEARGLICLSMTGDRLDELDLPLMVVNITDPNQTAFTVSIDAGPELGVSTGISAEDRARTIQITLNPATKPTDLRRPGHIFPLRAKAGGVLKRAGHTEAAVDLSRLAGLYPAGVICEIQNSDGSMARLSQLFEYARHHDLKIISIADLISYRLQHDRLVYREVVTNLPSEFGQFQIYGYRHTLDNTEHVAIVKGDLATFKDEPVMVRMHSECLTGDGLGSLRCDCRMQLEAALKMIENAGQGVVVYLRQEGRGIGLINKLKAYSLQDMGLDTVEANERLGFPADLRDYGMGAQILMDLGIKNIRLITNNPRKIAGVKGYGLEVVDRVPLLIESNDYNSYYLATKAKKLGHMLLQTYLVTVAIHWEDDPQLITKRYERLEKLRHFAKSHDLLLQEESRPLAIALFDQPSLTVHLGFDQPKVAACDWYKQDGHPYLQAVFQTLDKLATLPYVQKLEFLISTGSDPLSNLQVQLDRQMFSGDILPSTISDRLETQHIYSFSK
- a CDS encoding site-specific DNA-methyltransferase, with product MEKLPDAGINLTVTSPPYNIGKEYENPLPLDEYLAWCEKWIAEVYRITSDNGAFWLNLGYLSIKNRAKAIPISYLLWNRVPFYLIQEIVWNYGAGVAGSKFFSPRNEKFLWYVKNSEEYTFNLDDIRDPNVKYPNQKKNGKIKVNALGKNPTDVWEFPKVTSGKNRASKERTPHPAQFPIAVIQRIIKASSHQNEIVLDPFMGSGTTAIVALALQRQVIGFEIRQDYCDLAASRIDQFLKDQQFSIEELSFSASG
- the argC gene encoding N-acetyl-gamma-glutamyl-phosphate reductase, translated to MGKFRRVPVGIVGASGYGGVQLIRLLMDHPEVELVYLGGENSAGKTFADLYPHLADVVKLPIEVIDPEIIAHRCEAVFLSLANGVACKIAPQLLEKGCKILDLSADYRFSNLATYTTWYGGERSDRATAATAVYGLPELYRDRIAETQLVGCPGCYPTASLLALLPLLKQGLIVPETAIIDAKSGTSGGARQGKINLLLAEVDNSLTPYSVTRHRHTPEIEQICSDITGHELKIQFTPHFIPMARGILATVYATLRDPGLVRDDLITIFSAFYRNSPWVKVCDSGIYPQTKWASGSNICYLGLEVDPRTGRVIVMSAIDDLIKGQAGQAIQCLNIMMGWDETLGLPKLGFYP